In Acidobacteriota bacterium, the sequence ATTTCATCAAGACCGTCGAAGACCTCTACGAGGCGATGGTCACCGCGGTGCCCGGGTTGAAGTTCGGGGTCGCCTTCTGCGAGGCGTCGGGGGAGTGCCTCATCCGCTGGGACGGCACCGACGACGACCTCACCCAGGCGGCCATCCGCAACGCCCGGGCCCTGGCAGCCGGGCACACGTTCGTGGTGCTGATGCGGGACGCTTATCCCATCAACGTCCTGCCGCGGATCCGGGCGACCCACGAGGTGGT encodes:
- a CDS encoding adenosine monophosphate-protein transferase — encoded protein: MELKTVGIEIPEGCNVIVGQSHFIKTVEDLYEAMVTAVPGLKFGVAFCEASGECLIRWDGTDDDLTQAAIRNARALAAGHTFVVLMRDAYPINVLPRIRATHEVVNIFAATANPLQLIVAESEQGRGVLGVIDGEPPKGVEDAGHRQWRTDFLRRIGYKR